A section of the Prevotella melaninogenica genome encodes:
- a CDS encoding endo-beta-N-acetylglucosaminidase, which produces MKRITLFASLALASCLTVSAQRTPTHPLDIKDAKFENLPNYLEAWLKGEMKQPQGVSDIDDQFFISRVRPLERIKDGDYQVHSNVKRDRKMCLWTPLDDPTAQWKALPRYCFEGDNFSLWSYIDIHGNWTSPWIRSTAGLTDVAHKNGVSVGCLMSVPDGRTIYLSPWRPDSYSKILYKLTLNQNGKYVYAEPLVRMMKFYGINGIGFNSEFHTSADVMRQLTEFFVACHKEAEKLKWKFEVHWYDGTGDDGRIHFDGGLGNHNKKIFGDKDNIATDMLFANYNWGPSHLRGSVSTAQSLGRSSFDYYAGFDIQGRGLRQASWSALLDNDISIGFWGAHKQSLIHQSATDNGTSDIAIQKTYLKKQELMFSGGYNNPALLPAINTDCNLANASLKNFHGLAAFLTAKSTIQQVPFVSRFNLGNGLSFRKDGEVVFNHKWYNLNTQDYMPTWRWWITDRADQVNTGNINSLAKAELTFDDAYWGGSCLSISGQTAFSRVKLFKTMLEVKPDYEFSVTYKTVAGMDSHAKFFVALKGNVNVYKEVALPAVEAEGKWKTFTVKASELGLADGDKVAMMGLVVENTPANYELRVGEMALRDNSKDFATATPTIKKVEILRGRYNACDFKMQYASKEESGWEKTYNDEVGTWYYEIYFQQKDQPQQLLTATTSWAAYVVDAPMVSGADKRDCRFGVRAVSPDGKKGSDIVWSEYKTVAYDQPLSDVVADRPVIKPNEEFTLKYLDDMVPAAQSWKLKNAVNGTVVAQSESGTSAKFTVPTEGTYDLVVMDSNGKESIIRGKVKVTPEATGAVPQITDITADKTTEKVGQNVTYTYEGRLGEGKASRGLEITDPKMFRIPGDVQQGKSYSYALWFKADKFSHDSQGTNLINKNSIHDKWPHNNWGDLWVTIRPEWQGHRTKHEANEVSFNTMGWTAHDNPYEDVMSTGYNVTPGVWNHIVVTHDEGNIQKIYFNGRMVASHSFASSKRREDVAQSDSRIDANKVADIFIGGGGVYKSGFNGIIDEVQVWSKPLSDDEVLQAMKGYKEGQVPTDLKAYFTFEEANGMKFKNLGSAGSAYDGSVVVVAGSGGENTSGASYVDQKPNNDVLGFPGVVGTYEIKTVPTWTLGDGVISSSADKTAVVTYAAPGKKNVTLKLKNGWGEAEKTVEEIVEITSEANAIDAVDAQLGFSVYPNPFVESVNLRFAENGRYTVNVLGTTGALLQSNSFEAAQGQVVNVAITGTKGMYLVQVLKNGKVYKTVKVVKK; this is translated from the coding sequence ATGAAAAGGATTACTTTATTTGCATCCTTGGCATTGGCAAGCTGTCTCACTGTGAGTGCACAGCGTACGCCGACACACCCATTGGACATTAAGGATGCTAAGTTTGAAAACCTGCCTAACTACCTTGAAGCGTGGTTGAAAGGCGAGATGAAGCAGCCACAGGGCGTCAGCGATATTGACGACCAGTTCTTTATCTCACGTGTTCGCCCACTTGAACGTATTAAGGATGGCGACTATCAGGTTCATTCAAATGTGAAACGCGATCGTAAGATGTGTCTGTGGACACCGCTTGACGACCCTACCGCTCAGTGGAAGGCGCTTCCTCGTTATTGCTTTGAGGGCGATAACTTCAGTTTGTGGTCATACATTGATATCCACGGAAACTGGACTTCACCTTGGATTCGTTCTACTGCAGGTCTGACTGACGTTGCTCATAAGAACGGTGTTAGCGTGGGTTGTCTGATGTCTGTTCCTGATGGAAGAACTATTTATCTAAGCCCTTGGAGACCTGATAGCTATAGTAAGATATTATATAAACTTACTCTGAATCAGAATGGTAAGTATGTTTATGCAGAGCCATTGGTTCGTATGATGAAGTTCTATGGTATCAATGGTATCGGTTTTAACTCTGAGTTCCATACTTCTGCTGATGTAATGAGACAGCTGACAGAGTTCTTTGTTGCTTGTCATAAGGAAGCAGAGAAACTCAAATGGAAGTTTGAAGTACATTGGTATGATGGTACTGGAGATGATGGTCGTATTCACTTTGATGGCGGTCTGGGCAATCACAACAAGAAGATCTTCGGTGATAAGGACAACATTGCTACCGATATGCTTTTCGCTAACTATAACTGGGGACCAAGTCATCTGAGAGGTTCTGTAAGTACAGCACAGAGTTTAGGCCGTAGCAGTTTCGACTATTATGCAGGCTTTGATATTCAAGGTCGTGGCTTGCGTCAGGCAAGTTGGAGCGCACTGTTGGATAACGATATTTCTATTGGTTTCTGGGGTGCTCACAAGCAGAGCCTTATCCACCAGAGTGCTACCGACAATGGAACATCTGACATTGCTATCCAGAAGACTTATCTGAAGAAGCAAGAGCTTATGTTTAGTGGTGGTTATAACAACCCAGCTTTGTTGCCAGCTATCAATACAGATTGTAATTTGGCTAATGCAAGCTTGAAGAACTTCCATGGTCTTGCAGCCTTCCTTACAGCGAAGTCTACTATCCAGCAGGTTCCATTCGTGTCACGCTTTAACCTTGGTAATGGTTTGAGCTTCCGCAAGGATGGTGAGGTTGTTTTCAACCACAAGTGGTATAACCTCAATACACAGGACTATATGCCAACATGGCGTTGGTGGATTACTGACCGTGCAGACCAAGTAAACACTGGTAATATCAATAGTCTTGCAAAGGCAGAACTTACCTTTGATGATGCTTACTGGGGTGGCTCATGTTTGTCAATCTCTGGTCAGACAGCATTCTCACGTGTGAAGCTCTTTAAGACGATGCTTGAGGTAAAGCCAGACTATGAGTTCTCTGTTACCTATAAGACTGTCGCAGGCATGGATTCTCATGCTAAGTTCTTTGTTGCTTTGAAGGGTAACGTGAACGTATATAAGGAGGTTGCATTGCCAGCTGTTGAGGCTGAGGGTAAGTGGAAGACCTTCACTGTAAAGGCTTCTGAACTCGGTTTGGCTGATGGTGATAAGGTAGCAATGATGGGTCTTGTTGTTGAGAATACTCCAGCTAACTATGAGTTGCGTGTTGGTGAGATGGCTCTCCGTGACAATTCAAAGGACTTTGCTACTGCCACTCCAACTATCAAGAAGGTTGAGATTCTCCGTGGTCGTTACAACGCTTGTGACTTCAAGATGCAGTATGCTTCTAAGGAAGAATCAGGTTGGGAGAAGACTTATAACGATGAGGTAGGTACATGGTATTATGAAATCTACTTCCAGCAGAAAGACCAGCCACAGCAGTTGCTTACCGCTACTACTTCTTGGGCTGCATACGTTGTGGATGCTCCAATGGTATCAGGTGCTGACAAGCGCGACTGCCGTTTCGGTGTACGTGCCGTTTCTCCTGATGGTAAGAAGGGTTCTGACATTGTTTGGTCAGAGTATAAGACTGTTGCTTACGACCAGCCATTGAGCGATGTCGTTGCTGACCGTCCTGTTATCAAGCCAAACGAGGAGTTTACACTCAAGTATCTTGATGACATGGTTCCTGCTGCTCAGTCATGGAAGTTGAAGAATGCTGTGAATGGTACTGTTGTTGCTCAGAGCGAAAGCGGTACAAGTGCTAAGTTTACTGTTCCAACAGAGGGTACATACGACCTCGTTGTTATGGATAGCAACGGCAAGGAAAGCATCATCCGTGGTAAGGTAAAGGTTACTCCAGAGGCTACAGGTGCTGTTCCTCAGATTACTGATATCACTGCTGACAAGACAACAGAGAAGGTAGGTCAGAACGTAACTTACACTTACGAGGGTCGTCTCGGTGAGGGTAAGGCGTCACGTGGTCTTGAGATTACAGACCCTAAGATGTTCCGCATCCCTGGTGATGTTCAGCAGGGTAAGTCTTATTCATACGCTCTCTGGTTCAAGGCAGACAAGTTCAGCCACGATAGTCAGGGTACAAACCTTATCAATAAGAACTCTATCCATGACAAGTGGCCACATAACAACTGGGGTGACCTTTGGGTAACTATCCGTCCAGAGTGGCAGGGTCATAGAACTAAGCACGAGGCGAATGAGGTTTCGTTCAACACAATGGGTTGGACAGCTCACGACAATCCTTACGAGGATGTGATGTCTACGGGTTACAATGTTACTCCTGGTGTATGGAACCACATCGTAGTAACTCATGATGAGGGTAATATCCAGAAGATTTACTTCAATGGTCGTATGGTAGCAAGCCACAGCTTCGCAAGCTCTAAGCGTCGTGAGGATGTTGCACAGAGCGATTCACGTATCGATGCTAACAAGGTAGCCGATATCTTCATCGGTGGTGGTGGTGTTTACAAGAGCGGCTTCAATGGTATCATTGATGAGGTTCAGGTTTGGAGCAAGCCACTCTCTGATGATGAGGTATTGCAGGCTATGAAGGGCTATAAGGAAGGTCAGGTTCCTACTGACTTGAAGGCTTACTTCACTTTCGAGGAGGCTAACGGAATGAAGTTTAAGAACCTCGGTAGTGCAGGTAGTGCTTATGATGGTTCTGTTGTTGTTGTCGCTGGTAGTGGTGGCGAGAACACCTCTGGTGCTTCTTATGTTGACCAGAAGCCTAACAACGATGTATTAGGCTTCCCTGGTGTTGTAGGTACATACGAGATTAAGACTGTTCCTACTTGGACCTTGGGCGATGGTGTTATTTCTTCATCTGCTGATAAGACAGCTGTTGTTACCTATGCTGCTCCTGGTAAGAAGAATGTAACCTTGAAGCTGAAGAACGGCTGGGGTGAAGCTGAGAAGACAGTAGAGGAAATCGTTGAGATTACCTCTGAGGCTAACGCTATCGATGCAGTCGATGCTCAGCTTGGCTTCTCTGTTTATCCTAATCCATTCGTTGAGAGCGTAAATCTTCGCTTTGCTGAAAATGGTCGTTACACTGTTAACGTGCTCGGTACTACTGGCGCACTCCTCCAGAGCAATAGCTTTGAGGCTGCACAGGGTCAGGTCGTTAATGTAGCTATCACTGGCACTAAGGGTATGTACCTCGTTCAGGTGCTTAAGAATGGTAAGGTTTACAAGACCGTGAAGGTTGTGAAGAAGTAG
- a CDS encoding HutD family protein, which produces MTTLPQSTYKTTTWKGGVTRQIFISPADGDLSARQFDVRISSAIIDDVASDFSDFTGFTRYILPLEGEITLIKEGRRIALSHTALYEFEGDEKVSSENTQGAVDFNIIVRHGISVEVGIMEDAAFADSRRTIVFALEDCIVEGEALSKHDTALLDEPFSLKGKAVIARFM; this is translated from the coding sequence ATGACCACACTCCCACAATCAACCTACAAGACTACCACATGGAAGGGTGGTGTCACACGTCAGATTTTTATCTCACCTGCTGATGGCGACTTGTCAGCACGGCAATTCGATGTGCGTATCTCGTCGGCTATTATCGATGATGTGGCGAGTGATTTCTCTGACTTTACGGGCTTCACGCGCTATATTCTACCTTTGGAGGGAGAGATAACGCTGATAAAAGAAGGGCGTCGTATCGCTTTGTCGCACACTGCTTTGTATGAGTTTGAGGGTGACGAGAAAGTAAGTTCGGAGAATACGCAGGGAGCAGTAGATTTTAATATCATCGTGCGACACGGCATAAGTGTTGAGGTGGGGATAATGGAAGATGCAGCGTTCGCGGACAGCCGTCGAACGATTGTTTTTGCCCTTGAAGATTGTATCGTTGAGGGTGAGGCTCTTTCTAAACACGATACGGCTCTCCTTGATGAGCCTTTCAGTCTAAAAGGAAAAGCCGTCATTGCTCGATTTATGTAA
- a CDS encoding T9SS type A sorting domain-containing protein, with product MIKNIFTPFLFTLLLSVGFTAPVQARAAIDLIDFDTQTISISVVGNVLHVVGAEDEQLAVYNVTGVRVMSVKVDGSDKHYTLNLPKGCYIVKVGNVVRKVSIR from the coding sequence ATGATAAAAAATATATTTACTCCTTTTCTTTTCACATTACTGCTTTCAGTAGGCTTCACCGCACCGGTGCAGGCACGTGCAGCAATTGATTTGATTGACTTCGATACGCAGACAATTTCAATCTCAGTTGTTGGTAACGTGTTGCACGTGGTAGGTGCTGAGGACGAACAATTGGCAGTGTATAATGTGACAGGTGTACGTGTGATGAGCGTGAAGGTTGACGGCAGCGATAAGCACTATACGCTCAACCTCCCGAAGGGATGCTATATCGTTAAGGTGGGCAATGTAGTCCGCAAGGTATCTATTCGTTAA
- a CDS encoding RNA polymerase sigma factor, which translates to MTPLDEAEVIRQLASPEGRQKVFPMIVDQYSQSLYWKIRSIVLTHEDADDVLQNTFLKAWKSLPTFQGKAKLSTWLYRIAINESLDFLRRQKAATLSSADADLSVANRLMADDYFDGDKSQALLQEAIATLPDVQRMVFTLRYYDEMKYSDISEILGTSEGSLKASYHIAVQKITDYVKRYE; encoded by the coding sequence GTGACTCCCCTCGATGAAGCTGAAGTGATTCGCCAGTTGGCGAGTCCCGAAGGAAGACAGAAGGTTTTCCCCATGATTGTTGACCAGTACAGCCAATCGTTGTACTGGAAGATTCGTAGTATAGTCCTTACGCATGAGGATGCTGACGACGTATTGCAAAACACGTTTCTTAAAGCATGGAAGAGTCTTCCAACCTTTCAAGGAAAAGCTAAATTGTCCACTTGGCTCTATCGTATAGCTATTAACGAGTCGCTCGATTTTCTTCGTCGTCAAAAGGCTGCAACGCTGTCTAGTGCTGATGCCGACCTCTCGGTTGCTAACCGCTTGATGGCAGACGACTACTTCGATGGCGATAAGAGTCAGGCATTGTTGCAGGAAGCCATTGCAACCTTGCCCGATGTGCAGCGCATGGTGTTCACACTTCGTTATTATGACGAGATGAAATACTCTGATATTAGCGAGATATTAGGAACCAGCGAGGGCTCGTTGAAAGCCTCTTATCACATTGCTGTACAGAAGATTACTGACTACGTGAAGCGGTATGAATAA
- a CDS encoding glycoside hydrolase family 10 protein, producing the protein MRQLHSLLRLLIAAVLFIGAGNVVYGQVPAKKREFRGAWIQCVNGQFQGIGTEEMQRTLRYQLDELQRDGVNAIIFQVRAECDALYPSKYEPWSKFLTGRQGTPPSPYWDPLQWMITECHDRGMELHAWINPYRAKTKNTTQLATNHVAITNPNRVFSYDGLYILNPALPENRDYICAVVDDIVSRYDIDGLHIDDYFYPYPAAGQTIPDQSYFQRDRRGFTNINDWRRNNVDLFIKQLGESIRRRKPWVKFGVSPFGIYRNQKNDPKNGSRTNGLQNYDDLYADVLKWVNNGWIDYCVPQIYWEIGNRAADYKELIGWWNRYAGNRPLYIGEDVLRTVKYADPQNPNSNQLPAKRRLHQQCQNVNGTVLWYAKSVVDNPGNYGTLLRTNYWRYPALQPLMPFIDDEAPSKPKKVKARQESDGYYYLTWKAPRGEGWKDAPYRYVVYRFYADEPINLNDPSKIVGMPYGNKLRLNYKDGNTKYVYVVTALDRMSNESHGKKKKVKL; encoded by the coding sequence ATGAGACAACTTCATTCTCTATTGAGATTATTGATTGCCGCAGTGCTTTTCATTGGGGCGGGTAATGTCGTGTATGGACAAGTCCCAGCTAAGAAACGAGAGTTCCGCGGTGCGTGGATTCAGTGTGTGAACGGACAGTTCCAAGGTATTGGTACAGAGGAAATGCAGCGTACGTTGCGTTATCAGTTGGACGAACTGCAGCGAGATGGTGTGAATGCTATCATCTTTCAGGTGCGTGCTGAGTGTGATGCCCTCTATCCAAGTAAGTATGAGCCATGGAGTAAGTTCCTTACAGGTCGTCAGGGTACACCTCCTTCACCTTATTGGGACCCATTGCAATGGATGATTACGGAGTGTCACGATCGTGGTATGGAACTCCATGCGTGGATTAATCCTTATCGTGCTAAGACAAAGAATACCACACAGTTGGCGACGAATCATGTAGCAATAACCAATCCTAATCGCGTCTTCTCTTACGATGGTCTTTACATCCTCAATCCTGCTTTGCCAGAGAATCGCGATTATATCTGTGCGGTGGTGGATGATATCGTAAGTCGATATGACATTGATGGCTTGCATATTGACGATTATTTCTATCCTTATCCTGCTGCAGGACAGACCATTCCTGACCAGTCTTACTTCCAACGTGACAGACGTGGATTTACCAATATCAACGATTGGAGACGTAATAATGTAGACCTCTTCATCAAGCAGTTGGGCGAGTCTATCCGTCGTCGTAAGCCTTGGGTGAAGTTTGGTGTTTCTCCTTTCGGTATCTATCGCAATCAGAAGAACGACCCAAAGAATGGCAGTCGTACAAATGGTTTGCAGAACTATGACGACCTCTATGCTGACGTGTTGAAGTGGGTAAACAATGGTTGGATAGACTATTGTGTGCCACAGATTTATTGGGAGATTGGCAATCGTGCGGCTGATTATAAGGAACTTATCGGATGGTGGAACCGTTATGCAGGCAATCGTCCGCTTTATATTGGCGAGGATGTGCTCCGTACGGTGAAATATGCTGATCCACAAAATCCTAATTCAAATCAGCTTCCAGCGAAACGTCGTCTGCATCAGCAGTGTCAGAACGTGAACGGTACGGTGTTGTGGTATGCTAAGTCGGTTGTTGATAATCCCGGTAACTATGGTACACTGCTTCGTACAAACTACTGGCGTTATCCAGCTTTGCAGCCTTTGATGCCATTCATTGACGATGAGGCTCCATCAAAGCCAAAGAAGGTGAAGGCAAGACAGGAGAGTGATGGCTACTATTATCTGACATGGAAGGCACCAAGAGGAGAGGGTTGGAAGGATGCTCCTTATCGATACGTTGTTTATCGTTTTTATGCGGATGAGCCAATCAACCTCAATGATCCATCAAAGATTGTGGGAATGCCTTATGGAAATAAGCTCCGTCTTAATTATAAAGATGGCAATACAAAATATGTCTATGTCGTTACTGCGCTTGACCGAATGAGTAACGAGAGTCATGGTAAAAAGAAAAAGGTGAAGCTTTAG
- a CDS encoding glycosyltransferase family 1 protein, translating into MKILLLGEYSNVHNTLAQGLRELGHTVTVVSNGDFWKNYPRDIDVSRRPGKMGGVLLMAKIYALLPRLRGYDIVQFINPMFFELKAERLFSLFHYLKKHNKKIVLCGFGMDYYWVNTCSTTMPLRYSDFNIGKDLRQNKEAVIEREDWIGTEKERLNRLMAEQCDGIVTGLYEYWRCYEPYFPTKTTFIPFPIVVGEPPIIADETPEKLNLFIGISKNRSVYKGTDIMLRAAETVKEQYPDRLNLKVVTGLPFDEYVRTMLGSDAIMDQLYSYTPSMNPLEAMAHGIICIGGGEPENYEIINETTLRPIINVLPTYESCVAELTRLVNNLSFIPQLRRDSYAYVSKHHDYIKVARLYEEFYRGLLGKKDD; encoded by the coding sequence ATGAAAATCCTACTATTAGGCGAATATAGCAACGTACATAACACGCTGGCACAAGGCTTGCGTGAGCTTGGACATACGGTAACAGTGGTGTCAAATGGGGACTTCTGGAAGAATTACCCACGTGACATTGATGTTTCCAGACGACCGGGTAAGATGGGTGGTGTGCTTCTGATGGCTAAGATTTATGCCCTACTGCCCCGTCTACGAGGCTATGACATTGTGCAATTCATCAATCCGATGTTCTTTGAGTTGAAGGCAGAACGGCTCTTTTCACTCTTTCATTATCTGAAAAAGCATAATAAAAAGATTGTTCTCTGTGGTTTCGGAATGGATTATTATTGGGTGAACACCTGCTCAACGACGATGCCACTGCGTTACAGCGACTTCAATATCGGTAAGGATCTGCGCCAAAATAAGGAAGCTGTCATTGAGAGAGAGGACTGGATAGGTACGGAGAAAGAACGCCTAAACCGACTGATGGCGGAGCAATGCGATGGTATTGTGACTGGACTCTATGAGTATTGGCGTTGTTACGAACCGTATTTCCCTACGAAAACTACCTTTATCCCCTTCCCTATCGTTGTCGGTGAGCCACCTATCATAGCCGATGAAACACCCGAAAAGTTGAATCTCTTTATTGGAATCAGCAAGAACCGCTCTGTCTATAAAGGCACAGATATCATGCTGCGAGCGGCTGAAACAGTGAAAGAACAATATCCCGACAGACTGAATCTGAAGGTTGTAACGGGCTTACCCTTTGACGAATACGTGCGAACGATGCTCGGTTCTGATGCTATCATGGACCAACTCTATAGCTATACACCCTCGATGAATCCGCTTGAAGCGATGGCACATGGTATTATCTGTATCGGTGGTGGCGAACCAGAGAACTACGAAATCATCAACGAAACCACACTTCGCCCAATCATCAACGTCCTTCCGACTTACGAAAGCTGTGTTGCAGAGCTTACTCGCCTTGTCAACAATCTCTCCTTCATTCCTCAACTGCGACGCGATAGCTATGCCTATGTTAGCAAGCACCATGATTATATCAAGGTTGCAAGACTGTATGAGGAATTTTATCGGGGGCTATTGGGCAAGAAAGATGATTAG
- a CDS encoding glycosyltransferase family 2 protein, with translation MSTHPVYSQNKEDKPLVSFVVTFYSEPVDMLKECISSILALSLNETERQIIVVDDGAEYSPINELLALSSSIVYVRQPNQGPGQARNTGIALAEGRFIQFVDGDDLLLTSAYEQCLDIVRYRETDMVLFQSSDKKTSKPLADAEGPISGTEYMTHNNLRGCVWTFLFRKEILHDLRFRKGIFHEDEEFVPQVMLRAESIYTTNNKAYYYRKRENSTMHKSDKRWHLRRLSDAEQVIYRLKERVDHLPVKERIAMERRIAQLTMDHIYNVIRLTHDETHLDHVLQRLSRHGLFPLPDKDYTSKYKWFRRMTNSSFGRKTLIMLLRLNKG, from the coding sequence ATGTCAACTCACCCAGTTTATTCACAAAATAAGGAAGATAAGCCGCTCGTAAGCTTCGTCGTGACTTTTTATAGCGAGCCTGTTGATATGCTAAAGGAGTGTATCAGCAGTATCTTGGCATTGAGTCTGAACGAGACAGAACGCCAGATTATCGTCGTGGATGATGGTGCGGAGTATTCGCCTATCAACGAATTGCTTGCCCTTTCATCGAGCATTGTCTACGTTAGGCAGCCTAATCAAGGACCGGGACAAGCGCGAAACACGGGTATAGCGTTGGCAGAAGGTCGTTTTATTCAGTTTGTTGATGGCGACGACCTCTTGCTGACAAGTGCCTACGAGCAGTGTCTTGACATCGTCAGATACCGCGAAACAGACATGGTTCTGTTCCAGTCTTCTGATAAGAAAACCTCCAAACCACTTGCTGATGCTGAGGGTCCGATAAGTGGAACGGAGTATATGACACACAATAACCTGCGTGGTTGTGTGTGGACCTTCCTTTTCCGTAAGGAGATTCTGCACGATCTTCGCTTCCGTAAGGGCATATTCCATGAGGATGAAGAGTTTGTTCCACAGGTTATGTTACGTGCTGAAAGCATTTATACAACCAACAACAAGGCTTATTACTATCGTAAACGGGAGAACTCAACGATGCACAAGAGCGACAAACGATGGCACCTTCGTCGTCTGTCTGATGCTGAACAAGTTATCTATCGTTTGAAAGAACGAGTAGACCACCTCCCTGTCAAAGAGCGTATCGCTATGGAAAGGCGCATCGCACAGTTGACAATGGACCACATATACAACGTCATAAGGCTGACACATGACGAAACACATCTTGACCATGTGCTCCAACGTCTGTCTCGACATGGGCTTTTCCCACTGCCTGACAAGGACTATACAAGTAAATATAAGTGGTTCAGAAGAATGACAAACAGCAGTTTCGGGCGCAAGACTTTGATAATGCTGTTGCGGCTCAATAAGGGATAA